A region of the Apium graveolens cultivar Ventura chromosome 6, ASM990537v1, whole genome shotgun sequence genome:
tgaagaagaagaagaagaagagggaagaatGAGCTATTCAAAAAATATGTGAGGGTGTGTGTATAGGTGTGTAGCAGTAACCCTCtttttggggccttttataggtcccaagatttaggatttttggggtttgtacctcttcatcctGACCTTTGATCATTCTTGGTTGGTGATAGGTTGAACGGTCCCAATGGGCTGTGTGGTCAGGTGTCCTTTCTCCATCAGAGTTGTCTTGGGATGTTTACCCATGAACGGCTGGGATGCAATTATTCCATTTTGGGTAACATGAGACAGTTGACTCTTTTGTTCCGTGTCACGTGGCACCGGGGACCACCCCGACTCGGGCCTGGGGTGTTATCTTTTTTGGGCCTCTGTTCTTTTATCTGGGCCTGATTATTTCTGGCCTATCATTTGCCTCtcactcccttatgcgggttttCCCGGATGGGGGAGTAGTTGTCTTGGAAAAAATTTCACTTCTTTGATTTGTCCCCTATCCCCCCGGGATGTcttgggtacaagtccccggggtgGTGTTTGGGTAGGCCCTTTGGTTCTTGGCCCTTTGAAAATTTTTtgtcatttttcctttgatttgtggctcctaaccccggggtgttgttgggtacaagtccccggggttgtgtttggaTAGGTCTTTTGGTTCTTGGCACTTTGGAaaatttttgtcattttttctttgatttgtagcccctaaccccggggtgttattgggtacaagtccccggggttgtgtttgggtaggccttttggtTCCTGGCactttggaattttttttttatttttcctttgatttgtggcccctaatcccgaggtgttgttgggtacaagtccccggggttgtgtttgggtaggccttttggtTCCTGGCACTTTGGAAAAATtgtcatttttcctttgatttgtggcccctaaccccggggtgttgttgggtacaagtcaCCGGGGTTGTAtttgggtaggccttttggtTCTTGACACTTGGAAAAAATTATCATTTTTCCTTTGCTTTGGGGCCCttaaccccggggtgttgttgggtacaagtcaCCGGGGTTGTAtttgggtaggccttttggtTCTTGACACTTGGAAAAAATTatcatttttcctttgatttggggcccctaaccccggggtgttgttgggtgcaagtccccggggttgtgtttgggtagacTTGGGTGCAGATGTGACAGGTGGGTAGTGCTTTAGCGCTTTTCCCGGAGTGTCAGGTGGCGGTTGAGCTTCTTGTACGAATATGTGTAAGTATTTGTATATGCACGAAACGTTGCAGTTTTTCCCCCCTTTTTCTCCTCAAAAGCCGGGCCCGTTAAATAATTATAGCAATGTAATTATTAACTGCAGCAGTTATTTTATGGACGTCCAGGATTGTGCCACGTGTCCTCGATCAACGGACCGGATTGCGGGGTAGTTGAGTGGGTTAACTCTCCCTTTGTGCCTATAAATACTCCGCCTTTCTCATTTCTTTTCTCTTTACGCAACTTCAAACACAAAATCTTTCTGCCATTTTTCTCCAAGTCGAATTTGGGAGCTCCTTTACTTTTTGAAGCCGGTTTATTCTCCTGCTTTCTTGTAAGTTTTCGAACTTGTCTTCGTTCTTCTCTTTGTTTCTTCGTGATTGTTTAGCGAATACTTGTAGTCTGTGCTTTTAGAATGCATGCGTGCTCAAGTATCTGAATTAGTTTATTTTCTTTGTGTCGAGTTTTGGTGAGTCAAACAGGTTGTTTGTTGTTTAGATTTATAACTCTCGTTTGCGAAGAGATAGTTGATGTTTGTAGTGATTTTGGGCTTTTGTTTTGTTATGCACATGTGTGCGAATAAGGGTTTTAATTTGTGCAAAACTGGGTTTGCTCTTTGCTTTATGATTGTTCATAAGATGCGTTATAGgcatatatatgtatgtataggttGTATGATATAAtttggtgttttgattttgaGTTTAACTGTTTCTGAGTAGCTTTtgtgtttctttcttttcttttttcttcccGAAATGGCATAGACTCCTGGGTTATATGGTTAGGAGGGGTAGAAGGAAACAATTAGCTAACCTGAAACGTAGACCTGACCGTCCCCACTTTGGATTTCCCGAACATTCTTCGAGTGACTCTTCCCCGGAACCAGAAAATATGCCTCCCCGTCGTCAAGCCATAGTTGAGGAGTTGCCTACCTTCTTGTTGAACCCCGGGCAGACTTTGGGTAGGAGAGACGGGTCCTGGGTAGACATCGATCATTATTTCGTTCAGACCCGTTATAATAGTCCTCCCCATGATTACTAATTTAGGGACCTTACTACTGCGTATAGGCCCGGGGGCATAGAGGCTTATGATGGGGCCCAGATGGATAAGCTTTTCTATAACGCTCCCGGGACTAGGTATGTTCCAGCTCCCCGTCATCCCGACCTCTTTGAGTATACCTTTCAGCAGATAGATGACCTAGTGAAGGCCGTTTTTCACTTCGGGGATGATATGGAGTGGAGGTGGCCCGAGCCTCACGATAGGGTTTATCACCGCCCTGTTGGTGGTTGGGTAGGAATTCCTTTAGAGCATCTGCGTAGCATGAGGCCCAACCTTCATCAATTTACCAAGTCCCTGTACCGTGACGTGTACGGGATACCCTTCACCCAACTAGCTCTGAACTCTATTAAGTGGGTTTCCTGGTTCTTGGCCTGCTACCATGTGAAGAAGTACCTTCCTACGTTTAAGCTTTTCCAATACCTCTTTAAGATCAAAAAGTCCACTTTACCTCCCCTTTTTGAGTTTACCTTTAATATAGATGGTTGTGGGCTCCCTTCTGATGCCAAAAAGGCTCCCGTCTTTATGCTGAACTCGCTCCGGGGCTGGCACCAGGAGTTCATCTTCATCCGGGGCTGGGACCTGGAGTTTATGCCTTTGTACAAAACTGCTTTAAAAAATAACAGGTTCCCATCCGAGAGGCTCGATGGAGATGCCTTGGTGAAGATGTATGACTTTGTGGTGGCTCTTGGTGCCCGGTGGACCCGGGATACCTTTTTAGATAATCAGACATTGTTTAATGTTGGCTATAAGTGTTTTACGTTAGTAGCTTTTCCCTTGTACTTTTCCTGATGTATATCTTTATCTTGTTCCTCTTTATAACTGTTGTTCCTTATGCAGGCCTTCCCTTCCTTAATCCTTTCCATTACGCTATGTCGCAACAATTCAAAGATTTGGCTGGAAGGTTCAAGAAGATTGGTGGTGTCGTTCAATTGGACTCGGGGAAGAAGGTAGCTGGTGGAGGTAGTGGTTCTCAGACTCGGGATGCTGGTTCCTCGGGCAATAGTGTAAGGCAAAGTGCTCCCGTGGTTACTACACCTGCTGTCCCGGAGCCTGAGGAGGTTGAGGTAGTTGAGCTGGAGGAGGTGGAGGTCGGATCCTTGAATCCTCGGAAGAGGAAGGCTATAGCAGAGGATGCTGGTGGTTCCGGAACTCCCCAGCATAGGAGGGTTTCTGGATCGGGTCCTTCTGAGAAGGAGAGCCAAAAGTTGGTGGAGGAAGATGCACTGAAGAACCTCTTGGCCCGGATGGCTTTGGATGATCGTCGGAATGAGATGTTTGAAAATTATGCCACCCCTGCTGACTTCGACTGTTATGCCACGGAGGATCTGGATACCTTCCTTGATCATCGTATCCGGGATGTTTCGGAGGTAAGACCGTTCTTTTATCATTTTATTTCCTGCCCTTGTGTTAGTACTTAGTCATTTTATTTTCAGGCCAATGCTCGGATCAACGGTTGTTCCACCATTCTCCACAACTTCCGCATAAGGGAGGCCAAGAATAAGGCTGCGCTGAAGGAGCTGACTAAGGAGAAGGAAAGCTTCACCAAGTACCGGGAGGTAAAGGAAAAAAGTATCGAGAACATAAGAAAGCTGTTGCTGAGGCGGTGAAGTCTCGAGAGGCTGCGGAGCATGTGGTTGGATCCCTCCGGGCGGAGGTGGAGAACTTGAAAAGGGAGCTTACTGCTAGGCCCCGGGCAGAGGAGGTGCTGGAGTCCTTCCAGGGTACCCCTGCTTACTACGAGGAGCTTAACAACAAGATCTTTGAGAAGGTCAACATCTGCTGGGACATTCCTTCTGCCTATCTGGCTAAGAATCCGGGTGGTGACATGGACGGATTCATAGAGCTGTACCTTGCCGAAGAGCTCCGCCGTGAAGATGCCTGAGCTACTGAGGCGGGTACTTCCGGGACACAGCCGCCTCCGCCTCCCGAAGAGGGCCGCGAGAAGACTCCTCCGCCTCCCGAGAACTGAGGAATGAAGACCCAGGCTTTGtgccttgtaattttattttTCGTAACTTGCAGTTGTTTCAGACTTGGCCCTTGTGGCTTTTAGACTTCGTTTATTTGGTTTTCGTatgactttgatttggatttatCCCGGGGCTTGTTTTGCCTCGGGAATGCATGTAAATATATTTCCCTTTCGTATTCGGTTTTGCTTTCTTTCGTCGAAATTTTTCTAAGTAATGGTAATGGTCCGCGGgaaggggtttaaaattttaactgaataaaattttctaagaacacatgggttgtgtaatggtccccgggaaggagttttaaaattttaactaaataaaattttctaagtacacatgggttgtgtaatGGTCTCCGGGAAGgggtttttaaaattttaattgaataaaattttctaagtacacatgggttgtgtaatggtccccgggaaggggtttaaaattttaattgaataaatttttctaagtacacatgggttgtgtaatggtcccTGGGAAggggttttaaaattttaatgggataaaattttctaagtacacatgggttgtgtaatggtccccgggaaggagttttaaaattttaatgggataaaattttctaagtacacatggattgtgtaatggtccccggaaaggggttttaaaattttaatgggataaaattttctaagtacacatgggttgtgtaatggtccccgggaaggggtttttaaaattttaatgggataaaattttctaagtaatATAGCGACAGTGATCGAATGATAGTAGGATAATCTTGAGCTATGGGGTGCTCAATGTGGAGCTTTCATTTAAATCATAATAAAGAAAAAATACATTCCGGGGAAAATGTTGAAAATTATATCAAGCTGCTATAGCCTAAAAGTAGAGGAGATCCCGAAATGTGCGCCCTACCTTtactggtagaatttccttaggcGGGCTTCATGTCAAGTGTTTGGGACTTCGGTTCCCCCGAGGTAGCTTAGCTTGTAAGTTGCTGGTCGGAGCACTTCTTTAACCCTATAGGGGCCTTCCCAGTTGGGTTGGAGTTTCCCTTGATTGGTTGGGTCTGAGGCCTCTGTGTGCCGGAGTATTAAGTCTCCCGCCTCGTACTCTCTGATTTTTGCCTTCTTCCCAAAGTAGAGTTTTGTCTTTTCTTTGTAGCCTTCCATCCTTTTTACCGCCTTGTCTCTTATCTCATCTAGGAGTTCCAGGTTGGTCTTAAGTCCTTCAATGTTTGAGATCGTCAAAGTAGACGACCCTGTGGGAAGGGGACCCGGTTTCGATTGGTATGCGGGCTTCGGTACCGTATGCAAGCTTAAAGGGGGTCTCATTCGTTCCCGTTCTGGGGGTGGTTCTGTAGGACCAAAGGACTTTTGGAAGCTCATCAGGCCAAGTTTTCTTGGTTTCTTCTAGTCTTTTTTCCAGGCCCTGAAGTATGGTTCTGTTAGTTACTTCGACATGTCCATTCCCCTGAGGGTGCACAACTGACGCTCTTTTGTGCTTGATTCCGAGCTCTTTCAGATATGCTTCAAATTCGGACCCGACGAACTGCGGGCCATTGTCGGAGATGAGAACTACagggatcccgaacctcatgaCGATTGCGTCCATGAACTTGATACAATCTTGTTGATTGATTGTCCTCATGGCCTTGGCTTCTGCCCACTTTGTCATGTAATCAATGGCTACCAGGACGTAGCGGAGGTCACCTTTTGCTCGGGGAAAGGGGCCCATGATATCTATGCCCCAAACAACAAATGGGATATGAGATAATACCGATGCTGGCAGGCTGGGGCTTTGCCTGGGAACATTGCTGAATTTCTGGCACTAGGGGCATTTCTTAACATAAGCGACGGAGTCGGAGTGGACTGTGGGCCAATGATATccttgtctgatgactttgtaAGCTAGAGCTTTGGCCGTCAGGTGGTCTCCGCAGGTGCCTTCATGAACTTCTCGGAGGCAATAATTGGCCTCATCTGGGTCCACGCATTTCAAGGTGGGTGCTGAAAAGGTTCTTCTGTATAACTGACCATCTTCCAGGAAGAAACAAGCAGTTTTGTGCTTCAAGTACCTGGCCTTGTTCTGGTTTTCCGGGAGCGTCCCATCTCTTAAGTATGCTATGTAGGGAGTCATCCAATTGTCTGGGCTCCCGATGCACAGGACTTCAGCTCGCTCTGTGCTGTGTACTTCGAGTTCTTCGAAGTATACTGAACTGTCGAGGTCCGAAGTATTCTGCACGAGCTTGGACAGCTCATCTGCTTTGGAGTTCTCTTCTCTGTTGATCTGAAGTATGGTGATGTTGGGAGTGGCTTCCCAGATATTCCGTACCATTGCCTGGTACTGTGCCAATATCGGGTCTTTCGTGATATATTCTCCACTGGTTTGCTTGACCACGATCTGAGAATCACTGTAGACGGTCACCTTTGAAATACCAAGAGATTTTGCCAATTTGAGCCCGGAGATGAGTGCCTCATATTCAGCCTGATTATTCGTTGCCTTGAAAGCAAAAGTTATTGCCTGTTGAATGGTAAAGCCCTCGGGGCTGATAAGGATGAGGCCCGTTCCGGATCTTTCGGCCGTGGATGATCCATCAACATAGAGCTTCCAACACTTCATTTCTGGGTTGGTTCCTTTCGGGACTATCTCTTGGGGGGAGGGCAGATGCTGCTCCGGGAAGGTGCATTCCATGACGAATTCGGCTAAGGCCTACGCCTTTATCGCCGTACGTGGCACGAACTTGATGTTAAATTGACTTAATTCAATGGCCCAGTTAACCAACCTTCCGGAGGCATCTGGCTTGTGGATGATTTTTCTGAGCTGCTGGTCTGTGACCACTCTGATCTCTCGGCCTTGGAAGTATTGTCTCAGCTTCCTGCTAGAGTGTACAAGGGCCAAGGCGAATTTTTCCAAGTTTGGGTACCGAGTCTCGGCGTCCTTGAGGACTTGCCTGACATAGTATATGGGGTTATGCATTCCTCCTTCCTCCCGGACCAGTGCCGAAGAGACAGCCTTGGGGCCAGCGGCGGTGTAGAGAGATAAAGGCTCTCCGGGCTTGGCTTTGGAAAGTACCGGGGGGTTCGTCAGGTGCCTCTTGATTTCTTCGAAAGCTGTGTGACATTCTGGGGTCCAATCCACTAACTTCTTGTTCCGGGCTCCTTTGAGCAACTCGAAGAATGGGAGGCATCTTTCTGCCAGCTTCAGGATAAACCTTCGGAGGGCCGCTAGGCATCCTGCCAACTTCTGGATGTCTTTCTGTGTGTGGGGTATCTTCATTTCTATTATGGCGTTAATTTTCTCTGGGTTTGCTTCTATTCCTCTTTCGCTGACCAAGAATCCCAGGAATTTACCTGAAGGTACCCCGAATGTACATTTTTCCGGATTCAGCTTCATGTTGTATCTCCTCAGGTTGTCAAAACACTCCTTGAGGTCTTTTATGTGATCTGGGATGGTGAGTGACTTGGAGATCATATCGTCTACATAAGATTCCATGTTCCTCCCTAACTAGCACTTGAAAATTGTGTTCATCATTTTCTGGTAGGTGGCCCCGATGTTGATGAGCCTGAAAGGCATCATGATGAAGGCATAGACTACCCTATGAGTGATGAAGGCTGTTTTGGCGATGTCTTCGGGATTCATGCGAACCTGGTTGTATCCCGAAAAGGCGTCCATGAAGCTGAGCATGGTGTGGCCCGAAGTTGCGTCGATTAGCTGGTTAATATTTGGGAGGGGATAGGAATCTTTATGACATGCATCGTTGAGGCTCGTGTAGTCGACACACATTCTCCACCTTCCATTCGGCTTCTTGACTAGCACCACATTGGCGAGCCAGTCGGGATACTTGATTTCGCAGATGATGTCGGCCCTGAGCAGCTTCTCTATCTCTTCATCTATTGCTTGCTGTCGTTCGGGAGCAAAGTTTCTCCTTTTTTGTTTGATCGGCTTTCTCCTCGAGTCTACATCCAGACTGTGCATTGCCACAGATTGATCGATCCCGGGCATATCTTCCGGTGCCCATGCGAATACATCCGCATATTCTCTTAACAGCGAGATGAGCTCTTTTTGGAAGGATGTCTCTAGGCCTTTACCAATTTTCAGTTTCCGGGTGGGGTTCCCGGGGTCCAATTCTATCTCCATCGTCTGGGCGGCCGGTTCTACCTTGGTTTTCTCTCTTATTTCTACAAATTTCGGTATCCGGGCGTCGGCGTTGGTTACGCTGTATCCCGAATCCTCTATCATATTGACGTCCGACTTTAGCCTTTTGCTGAAATATTCACGATGCTTCTTGCGACTTTGGCCTTTGGGTAAGGCCATTGCCTTCTTTCTGTTTTCTGAATCAGTTTCGGCCATGACCAGCGCCTGTCCGTAGCATTTTCCCGAAGTTCCCCGGTCCCCCCTAAGTTCTCCGATGCCTCCCGGGGTGGGAAACTTCAGCTTCAGTTGAATTGTAGACGGGATGGCCCGAAGCTTGGTGATGGTAGGTCTTCCCAGGATCATGTTATAAGAGGATGCAACACTTATCACATAGAACTTCATGATATGAGATACCTGTCGGGGTGCGGCACCAAAGACCATGGGGAGGTATATTACCCCGCGGATCGGGATCATATTGTTCCCGAATCCATAGAGAGGGTCTTCGAGGCATGGATCCATGCGGAGGTGTCCCAACTTCATCCTGTTAAGGGTATGCTCGAAAACAATGTTAGGTGAGGAACCATTATCAACCAAAATTCTTTGTACCTCATTGTCGGCGATGTCGAGAGTCACGACCAGGGCCTGGTTGTGCTCGGGATCCAGGCCTTCATAATCTTCATTGGAGAAATATATGCGCTCATCTTCAGCGGGCTGAATCATCAGGACGTCATTGTCCTCGTCTGGACTCCGGGGTGGGGAGGAGGTCCCCCCAAAAATTATGTTGACCACATGTTTCCCGCCACCAGAGGGCTTATCCCTGTCATCAAGTCTTCTCTGTAGGTACTGGTTCATGTTACCCTTTTTGATCTGATCTTCAATGAACATTTTGAAAGAGAAGTAGTTCTCCGTGGTGTGGCTATGATCTTCGTGGTACCCGCAATGCTTGTCCCGGGCCCTGTTCCCGGGGGGTGCCAATAGCGATTTCGGGGGTAGTAAAAGGGCTTTCCCTTGACTTCTCTCAAGATGTCGGCCCGGGGCCAGTTGAACGGAGTCCATTCGGGCTATGGTTTTGGTTCCCTCTTTGGCTTGGGCTTCCTTTCACTCTTCTGGGGTTTGGAGTAATCATCCCGGGGTGGGGTCCTCCTGGATTGCTGCATATAATTGGTCTGTCTGTCTGTCCTGTGTCTCTTTTCTTTTCCGTAGGCGCGGCGGTGTTCCGGGGACTCATCATCATCCCGGATCCTCCTATTCATCTTTATTGAGGTGAGAAAGTCATTTTCTTTGATAAACTTGGAAGCCATCGCATAAGCCGAGGCGAGGCTTTGGGGCTCCCTATGGATTAGGTCTTTCACGTAGCCTTCACACGAAACTGGGTGGAGATTATGCCGGAAAATATTCACGGCTTCCTTCTCTTCAAGGTTGGAGAGCTGGTTGACTGATTCTTGGAATCTTTTGATGAACTCTGGCAGAGTTTCTATGCTTCTATGTTGAATGGTTTCCAAGTGGCACATCTGGAGTTCGTTCATACGGTTCGCCCTGAACCTCTTGAGAAATATCTCCCGGAAGTCCTTCCAAGAGTCGATGCTCCGGGAGGAGATTCGACTGAACCATTTCTGCGCCCCACCCTTTAGTGTTGAGGCGAAGAAACGGCATTTGGTGAGGTCTTTGTAGTCGTATATATTCGAGATCTGTTCAAAGTTGTTGAAATGTTCTTCAAGGTTGGCAAGCTCGTCAAAAGAGTCGAAGTTGAAGTGTTTGAGTGTGGGTTCCCTGGGGGTGGATTCCAGCTTTCTGGTGAAGGGCGTGGCCACCGCCCCGACTTCCACATCTCCTCCCACCTTTCTTTTGAGATCCCGGAGAGCCCGGGCCATTTGCTCCTGCTTAGACTCCTTTTCGGGTTCAGAATCCGAAGAGACATGGATCTGGCGTGCCTTCTTCTTTAGTTTGGCTTCCTCCTCTTGGACTCTCTTTTCAATGTTGGCTTTGGCCTTGGCCTCTTCCTCCTTTCAGATGCGGTCCCGGAGTGTGGCCCTCTTGATCTCGTCTCGGGCGTCCTCTGACGGCCTCTTAGTTTTGCCAATTCGATCCAAGACTGAGCCCCGGGATTCTTCCGAGTGCTCTTCCTGGTCCTCAAGACGGGTTTCAGGAGCCTTGTTCTTTTCTTTCCACAGGTCCATAGCCGCTTGAATCTGCTCCGGGGTCATATTTCCCCAAGGGTTAGTAGAGGTTTAGCATACTTGTGGGTTGCTTTCTATATGGTTAACCTCTGGTCTCTGGGCTGAAACTGAGATGAAGCACGAGCTGTGGGGGGCTCTTCATCTATATCTTCCATTTCGCCATCCCTGGGCAGGGCAACAGTGGGCTGAATGGTTCCGAAGATCGAGGTTTTGCTTTTTCGCGTGGTCATTGGTTTCAGAACAGATTATGGGTAATGGTACCAGGATGTGTGACTTTTCTGGAGGAAAAACTAAGGAAAGTAAGCTGTAAAGAGAGTGAGGGTTTTTGCTCTTACCAGAGAGAAGGTTTCTTTGATTTTGTAGTTGTGTAATGTAGCTGGAGATGACACCACATCACCGGAGGTTcggcccctccttctagcgccaatgataactCGGTTTCTTTTCAGGTCTTCTCCTTTCTCACACACGCTGGGACCTAACTTCCGTAGCGGTTGGAGTGTGGTTAACCTGCTAAGTGGGGGTCtctgcaaaacagaaccggagggggggtTGTATCCCGCGGCAACTCCGATGTGAGAATAAGAAATGGGttttcttgaagaagaagaagagggaagaaggagctattcaaaaaatatgtgagggtgtgtgtataggtgtgtagcagtcaaatattttttcaacccctaaaaccctctttttggggccttttataggtCCCAAGATTTAGGTTTTTTGGGGTTTGTACATCTTCATCCTGGCCTTTGATCATTCTTGGTTGGTGATAGGTTGGACGGTCCCGATGGGCTGTGTGGTCAGGTGTCCTTTCTCCATCAGAGTTGTCTTGGGATGTTTACCCATGAACGGCTGAGATGCAATTGTTCCATTTTGGGTAACATGAGACAGTTGACTCTTTTGTTCTGTGCCACGTGGCACCGGGGACCACCCCGGCTCGGACCTGGGGTGTTATCTCTTTTGGGCCTTTGTTCTTTTATCTGAGCCTGATTATTTCTGGCCTATCAGTTTGTATCTTGAGAAAAGATGAGACAAGAATCGTTGAACAGATGAGACAAGAATCATTTTATGATCATATTTTAAGTATATAGGAAAGAGCATGGACCACTTTATCATGTTTGGCGTTACCAGTTTAAAAAAAAACGAAAGTCACATACCTGAATTCAGGCACTTCTGGTGAATTGCAAGGAGAGCTGGACCCTGTATTATTAATAAAAGTAGTTGTAATAAAGAGGTTGTAATTGCATCTGCTAAGAATCCGCAACCAACCATTTTCTCTACCAGTTTACTGGCTTCATTATACTTCTTATTCTGAAGACATCCACGAATGATCACATTATAAGCACCCCTATCGGGGATTATACCATTGCAAATCATTAAGCATCAAGTGAAATAGAGACATTGCTTTATCAACGTACTGGTTCTTGCAAAGACCATGTAACATGGTGCTGTATATCACGATATTCAACATCTGACCTGGATCTTGAATCTTATAAAAAAAAGGTCAGTGCCTCTATTGGTTTACCCAGCCGACATAGCCCAGTGGCAAAATTCCGTGTGTTTCAACTGTGGGTTCAAGACCTTCACATAGCATATTTCTGTATAGATCCATAGCTATGTCAAGTTTCAACTGCCTGCAATATGAATCCAACAGAATGTTATATGTAACATAGGTGGGCATCATCTTCTTACTTTTGATGGTATTGAGCACATCTAATGCTTCATCCATTTGGCCTCGTGAACAATATGCCTGCATGAGACTAGTGTAGGTGACTATATCAGGATATTCACCCCTATCATTTATCATCTCAATTATGTGCTTTGCATCGTCCAACTTCCCAGACTTGGAATAAGCATTAACCTGTATATTAAAAGTATGAACATTTGGAAAAATGTTCACTTCGTCCCTCATCTGTTTAAGAAACAAAGCAACCTCTTCCCATCTATTTAGGCGGCATAGGACCTGAATGACTGGAGAGTAAGTCCAAACATGCCTTTCTCCATCATTTCGGAATGGAGATTTAAAGCATCATCAACAAGACCATTCTCGCATAAAGAATCGATAATTGTGGTGTAAGTCACAGTATTAGgttgatgttacagatattaagGCCAATATTGTGTAGATAACTCAATTTATCATCAATCTCTGTTCAATTAACTCAATCAAAGCTAGAGCTGTTCATCAATGGCGTCCCAAAGTTCTTACTCGACTGTTCTTACAGGTGCATCCTCTACTATAATTGATGTGAATCATCCTTATTTCCTTTCTTCATCTGATAGTCCAGACATGATTCTCACTACAATAACACTGAATGAGAAAAATTACTCGCAATGGAGTCGATCTATGGAGATCGCACTTTCCTCGAAAATGAAGCTAGGTTTTGTAGATGGTTCGCTGCTTAAGCCTGCACCGACTACAACCAATACTTATCTCGTAAGTCATTGGAATCGCTGCAATCACATGGTAATCTCTTGGCTTCTCAATTCAGTTTCTGCAGATATACGTAATAGTATTGTGAATATGGACACTGCTCAAGCGATTTGGACTGAATTAGCTGTTAGATATGCTCAAAGTCCCTAAATTGTTTAATCTGCGTAAGGAGATTTCTCAGTTGTCACAAGGCACAATGAGTATTACGGCATATTATACGAAATATAAAACCTTGATTGATGAACTAGATAGTCTCACAGCTAGGCCTAAGTGCGGATGTCACAAGTTTACGTGTGAGATTAATGCAAAATTGAGTGTGTATGATCTGAATGTTCAGCTAATGCAGTTTCTTATGGGATTGAGTGATGTGTTTACTGCAATTAGAGGACAGATTTTACTTATGACACCAATTCCATCTCTTAGTCAATGTTATGCAATGCTGCTTCAAGATGAAACTCAGAGAGATGTACATACTACCTCTGGTCTTAACTCTAATAATAATATGGCAATGAATGTGAGAAGCAA
Encoded here:
- the LOC141666285 gene encoding uncharacterized protein LOC141666285; this translates as MKCWKLYVDGSSTAERSGTGLILISPEGFTIQQAITFAFKATNNQAEYEALISGLKLAKSLGISKVTVYSDSQIVVKQTSGEYITKDPILAQYQAMVRNIWEATPNITILQINREENSKADELSKLVQNTSDLDSSVYFEELEVHSTERAEVLCIGSPDNWMTPYIAYLRDGTLPENQNKARYLKHKTACFFLEDGQLYRRTFSAPTLKCVDPDEANYCLREVHEGTCGDHLTAKALAYKVIRQGYHWPTVHSDSVAYVKKCP